Proteins encoded in a region of the Oscillospiraceae bacterium MB24-C1 genome:
- a CDS encoding recombinase family protein: MINAAIYARYSTDNQNPDTIEVQVKKCAEYAAAHNMRIVDVYADEATSGMKSHRPELDRFFRDTKIGLFKAVLIYDQSRFSRDLVDWFSFRRLLQANKINLISVTQSFIGGDINDPSVFASEGINALINQMHVLQTRQKVKAKMNFLAQQALHTGGVAPLGYNVIDKKYHINETEADVVRAVFHMYAYGSSYNEIIDQMNRVGAKTKRGSSFGKNSIHDLLCNERYIGTYVYGKVPRDDNGKRNTHAEDVECIKIPDAIPRIVSDELWEKVRKRMADNKRNAANTAKVKYMLSGKIFCGHCGAAMVGVNNRSKYFYYGCNANQRLRTCDKKLVPKDAIEELVVSHVRELIRPDNVHVHAAYIARSIEKAKDAGQPDKAALRAELQNVKDKIKAINEAIANRIYSSSTVDTLKDLEKQASNIEVILYEISLTERAMNKYSEPEIASILLFALEQSDRDLVGMFVERVECFDDGGVKITFNPLGIDVSKRPPLDISNAIAYTPTALYGSAAPERSSSKP, from the coding sequence ATGATTAATGCCGCAATATATGCCCGGTATTCAACAGACAACCAAAACCCTGACACTATAGAAGTGCAGGTTAAAAAGTGCGCCGAGTATGCAGCCGCGCACAACATGCGCATTGTGGATGTATATGCCGACGAGGCAACCTCCGGCATGAAGTCCCACCGGCCAGAGCTTGACCGCTTTTTTCGTGATACTAAAATAGGATTGTTTAAAGCCGTCCTCATATACGACCAGTCACGGTTTAGCCGTGATCTGGTGGACTGGTTCAGCTTTCGCAGACTGTTGCAGGCTAATAAAATCAACCTAATTTCGGTGACGCAGTCATTTATCGGTGGCGACATCAACGACCCCTCCGTCTTTGCCAGTGAGGGTATTAATGCACTAATAAACCAAATGCATGTTTTACAGACGCGACAAAAGGTTAAAGCTAAAATGAACTTTTTAGCACAGCAGGCGCTCCACACCGGCGGCGTGGCCCCGTTGGGTTATAACGTCATAGATAAAAAGTACCACATCAATGAAACTGAGGCCGATGTCGTGCGGGCGGTTTTTCATATGTACGCTTACGGCAGCAGCTACAACGAAATCATAGACCAAATGAACCGCGTCGGTGCAAAAACCAAACGTGGCAGCAGCTTCGGCAAAAATTCCATTCATGACCTACTTTGCAATGAACGCTATATCGGCACTTATGTTTATGGTAAGGTTCCACGCGACGACAACGGCAAAAGAAACACCCACGCCGAAGACGTCGAATGCATCAAGATACCCGACGCGATACCGCGCATTGTATCGGATGAATTATGGGAGAAGGTAAGAAAGCGCATGGCAGATAATAAGCGAAACGCCGCCAATACCGCCAAGGTGAAATACATGCTTTCGGGCAAAATCTTCTGCGGCCATTGCGGGGCGGCTATGGTCGGCGTCAATAACCGCAGCAAATATTTTTACTACGGCTGCAATGCTAACCAGCGGCTGCGCACCTGTGACAAAAAGCTTGTGCCTAAAGATGCTATTGAAGAATTGGTAGTCAGCCATGTTCGCGAGCTGATCCGCCCGGACAATGTGCATGTACACGCTGCATATATCGCCCGCTCGATTGAAAAGGCCAAGGATGCTGGCCAACCAGATAAAGCAGCACTTCGCGCCGAGTTGCAAAACGTCAAAGATAAAATCAAGGCCATCAACGAGGCTATTGCAAATCGCATCTATTCCAGCTCAACGGTGGACACTCTGAAAGATTTAGAAAAGCAAGCCTCAAACATTGAGGTGATCCTATATGAAATCAGCCTGACCGAACGGGCTATGAATAAGTACAGCGAGCCGGAAATAGCCAGTATTCTTCTGTTTGCACTGGAACAGTCCGACCGCGATCTTGTCGGCATGTTCGTGGAACGGGTAGAATGCTTTGACGATGGCGGCGTGAAAATCACCTTTAACCCGCTTGGCATCGACGTTTCCAAGCGTCCCCCGCTCGATATTAGCAATGCAATAGCCTATACGCCCACCGCCCTGTACGGGTCAGCGGCACCAGAACGATCCTCAAGTAAACCTTGA
- a CDS encoding ImmA/IrrE family metallo-endopeptidase, which translates to MMLDAKGFAEKAVKRFKTRNPFDIAESLGFDIIYVPLVGVRGFYQQLKRNKFIYINESLNDHQTRLVCAHELGHWFMHKKLNRLFLDSRTFFVTSRYETEANRFAVCLLYSDDDMMELQDFTIDQVACIIGVSHDLAEYRVRNTLCLK; encoded by the coding sequence ATGATGCTTGATGCCAAGGGCTTTGCAGAAAAGGCGGTCAAGCGTTTTAAAACGCGCAACCCCTTTGACATTGCAGAATCTCTTGGATTTGACATAATATATGTTCCTCTGGTCGGCGTCCGGGGATTCTATCAACAATTAAAACGCAACAAGTTTATTTATATAAATGAAAGCCTGAATGACCATCAAACTCGGCTGGTATGTGCCCACGAGTTGGGGCACTGGTTCATGCATAAAAAGTTGAACCGCCTATTTTTAGACTCGCGCACCTTTTTCGTCACCAGCCGATATGAAACAGAAGCGAACCGCTTTGCTGTTTGCCTCTTATACTCAGATGATGATATGATGGAACTCCAAGATTTCACCATAGATCAGGTCGCCTGCATCATAGGCGTCAGTCACGATCTTGCCGAATACAGGGTACGAAATACTCTGTGCTTAAAATGA
- a CDS encoding XRE family transcriptional regulator, with product MANLYEVLSDLCAKKGITGYKMCKDIAIQPSIMTDLKMGRRSGVNAETAAKIADYFGVSVNYLLGKEELKESAPALNTRDERDIAKDMERLRQNLESGEGLMFDGDPLSDEAKESILAAMKIGLEMAKVKNKERYTPKKFRKENNDA from the coding sequence GTGGCCAATTTATACGAAGTGCTTTCAGACCTTTGTGCTAAAAAAGGAATCACCGGCTATAAAATGTGTAAAGATATAGCAATTCAACCCAGCATTATGACCGACCTGAAAATGGGGAGAAGATCAGGAGTCAATGCCGAGACAGCTGCAAAAATAGCTGACTATTTCGGCGTATCTGTTAATTACCTTCTAGGAAAAGAAGAACTAAAAGAAAGCGCGCCCGCTCTCAATACGAGAGACGAGCGCGATATAGCCAAGGACATGGAACGCCTGCGCCAGAATTTAGAGAGCGGCGAGGGCTTAATGTTCGACGGCGATCCTTTGAGTGACGAGGCCAAAGAGTCTATTCTTGCTGCCATGAAAATAGGATTGGAAATGGCCAAGGTAAAAAACAAGGAGAGGTACACGCCTAAAAAATTCAGAAAGGAAAACAATGATGCTTGA
- a CDS encoding XRE family transcriptional regulator, producing the protein MSEVKICQYGKEIKKRLVDIDKTQEWLISQVSQDTGLYFDRSYLHKVMAGRNNNPKIKDSINKVLGMAG; encoded by the coding sequence TTGTCGGAAGTTAAAATTTGTCAATATGGCAAGGAGATTAAAAAGCGCCTTGTAGACATCGACAAAACGCAAGAGTGGCTAATTAGCCAAGTTTCACAAGATACGGGGCTATATTTTGACCGCTCGTATTTGCATAAGGTGATGGCGGGCAGAAACAACAACCCCAAAATCAAGGACAGCATCAACAAAGTGCTGGGGATGGCGGGGTAG
- a CDS encoding DUF262 domain-containing protein, giving the protein MGNENLKSSHLQGDEIASIATLEFEITERRNSLSTDRLDMSFGEIMSMYERDEIIISPEFQRLFRWSIDQQTRFIESLLLGIPIPPIFVAEGQEGKWELVDGLQRLSTVLSFFGLLEDYAQNKWVLVSGDLIPSLEGYNIDSLPLKYVLNLKRTVCRVEVIKWDSKWDMRYELFSRLNTGGEPLTDQEIRNCIFRGKLSSFYQFLEEMSRNEEFQGIIAISDKQKKQLYDQELVIRFMSLFHDWEKVSTSVSVHMTNFMKEKVNAGLDLSPADQRVFENVIHLLSPLGKEIFRFNGSNLFSPSLFEAITIATSSFYNFYLDKPILLQEKIEMLKNDEFFKKYSGSASGSQQRAKRRIQRAIEIFEVEGNGQN; this is encoded by the coding sequence GTGGGGAATGAGAATTTAAAATCATCTCATTTACAAGGAGATGAAATTGCATCCATTGCTACTTTGGAGTTTGAGATAACAGAAAGAAGAAATAGCCTATCAACAGACAGATTAGATATGTCCTTTGGCGAAATAATGAGCATGTATGAGCGGGATGAAATTATTATATCGCCAGAATTCCAAAGGCTATTTCGCTGGAGTATTGATCAGCAAACCAGATTTATTGAGTCACTCCTTCTAGGAATCCCTATCCCCCCTATTTTCGTGGCTGAAGGTCAAGAGGGCAAGTGGGAATTAGTAGACGGCCTGCAACGATTATCTACTGTTTTATCTTTTTTTGGATTACTAGAGGATTATGCTCAAAATAAATGGGTTCTTGTTAGTGGAGATCTTATACCTTCCCTTGAAGGGTATAACATAGATTCTTTACCCTTAAAATATGTCTTAAATTTGAAAAGGACAGTATGCCGTGTTGAGGTAATAAAATGGGATAGTAAATGGGATATGCGGTATGAACTGTTCAGCAGATTGAATACTGGTGGAGAACCGTTAACTGATCAAGAAATACGAAACTGTATTTTCAGGGGGAAATTATCTTCCTTTTATCAGTTTTTAGAGGAAATGTCCAGAAATGAAGAATTTCAAGGAATTATTGCAATATCCGATAAGCAAAAGAAACAGCTATATGATCAAGAGTTGGTTATTCGTTTTATGTCGCTATTTCATGATTGGGAAAAAGTATCAACATCTGTTTCTGTTCACATGACCAATTTTATGAAAGAAAAAGTTAATGCTGGCTTAGACCTTAGTCCGGCGGATCAACGCGTATTCGAAAATGTTATCCATTTGTTATCGCCCCTTGGTAAAGAGATTTTTAGATTCAATGGCAGCAATTTATTTTCCCCTAGCTTATTTGAAGCAATTACGATAGCGACATCATCGTTTTATAATTTTTATTTAGATAAGCCAATCTTGTTACAAGAAAAAATAGAAATGCTTAAAAACGATGAATTCTTTAAAAAATATTCTGGATCAGCTTCGGGAAGCCAGCAACGAGCCAAAAGGCGTATTCAACGTGCCATCGAAATTTTTGAGGTCGAAGGCAATGGACAGAACTAA
- a CDS encoding MAE_28990/MAE_18760 family HEPN-like nuclease produces the protein MDRTKDSIVEDINWRLGEIALIKAIAIDPGFSPQKKEIALKYAIPALYSIWEGFIDFSFSEYAKYLNSKELDFCNVNIDMLTHNSFSLLQLHNPPRDYNKQKEFVKRIYNFLFQKFTIAPIPTGSNVNYDQLKIICLRFGISMVPEEKYKSKLQRFLMFRNKLAHGSKSIIVHTSDLEFFSGLVIDLMFEVQENIFSSIDNSSYTFNTIDQI, from the coding sequence ATGGACAGAACTAAGGACTCAATAGTTGAAGATATTAATTGGCGTTTAGGTGAGATAGCTTTAATAAAAGCAATTGCAATTGATCCCGGCTTTTCACCCCAAAAAAAAGAGATCGCCTTGAAATATGCAATTCCGGCTTTATATTCCATTTGGGAAGGGTTTATCGATTTTTCATTTTCAGAGTATGCTAAGTACTTAAATAGCAAAGAACTAGACTTTTGCAATGTTAATATAGATATGTTAACTCATAACTCTTTTTCTTTGCTACAATTGCATAACCCTCCCCGGGATTATAATAAGCAAAAAGAATTTGTAAAGCGCATCTATAATTTTTTATTTCAAAAGTTCACCATAGCCCCTATTCCCACTGGATCAAACGTCAATTATGATCAGTTAAAAATTATTTGCCTACGTTTCGGGATAAGTATGGTGCCCGAAGAAAAGTATAAATCGAAGCTTCAACGATTTTTAATGTTTCGTAATAAGCTTGCCCATGGAAGCAAAAGTATTATTGTACACACATCTGATTTAGAATTTTTCTCAGGATTAGTCATTGATTTGATGTTTGAAGTTCAAGAGAATATTTTCAGCAGTATTGATAATTCATCATACACATTTAATACAATCGATCAAATATAA